A segment of the Siphonobacter curvatus genome:
CGGGGTCTTCGCAGCTACGGGAAGTGCGGGTATACGCTAAGGGAGAAAACCCGGCGTTCCGCATTATTCGCAACGCCGTAGCCGCCAAATCAACGCACGACTGGCGGAATTTAAAAGCGTATGAATACGAGAGTTACGTCAAAAATGAGTTTGATGTCAACAAGATTTCGGATCAGTTTCGGAAAGGCCCTATCGGTAAAAAAATCACCGGACCGCTCGAAAAACTCCAGAAAATTGCTGGAGACGATGGCAAACCCATTATTCCCATTTTCCTCTCGGAAAGCTTTTCAGACTACTACCACCGCCGCAATCCCGAGCTGACCAAAGAACGCATCAACAAAACCAAGATTACGGGTGTGGGTATTACGGATGGCAGCACCTTTTCGCAGTTCATTGGTAGTGCCTTCCAGCAGTATAACTTTTACGAAAACTGGCTTCCCATTCTTCGAAAAGAGTTCATTTCACCCATTGCCGATGGCTGGCGAGGTAGTTACGATTATTTCCTTGGCGATACGATTCAGATTGATAATGCCCCCTGCTACGAAATAGAAGTGACGCCGCGTCGGGCTCAGGATCTGGCTTTTGTGGGCAAAATCTGGATTGATACGGCCGATTACGCCCTGCGTCAGGTGGACTTACGGATTTCGGGGGATGCCAACATCAATTACGTGGAAAGCATCGCGATTCAGCAGCAACTGACGGTTGTCGAAGATTCAACCACGAAACAACGAGCCTGGCTTCCCAAGCAGACTCGCGTACTGATTGATGTGAAGGAGTTTACGAAGAATTCCGTGGGTTTTCTGGCGAAATTTTTCGTCTCCAATCGCAACTTTAAAATCAATCAACCCCGGGAAGCGACTTTCTATAATCCAGCGGTTGAACTAGCAGATCATTACCGGGAACAAAAGGATAATTACTGGCAACAGATTCGACCGGATTCATTAACGGCCGAGGAAAGAACGGCGTATTCCCTGATTGATTCCGTCAAGAATATTCCCATTGTTCGGTCGTATACCCAGATTTTATCCATCATTGCGAATGGGTATCAGCGAATTTATAACGGCATTGAACTGGGTCCCTTTTTGAGTACGGGAGCCTTCAACACCATCGAAGGACTACGCTTACGGGCGGGCTTCCGAACGAACGCCGAGTTCAGTAAGGTATGGGTATTGAGCGGGTATCTGGCCTACGGATTCAAGGATAATGTCATGAAATACGGTGCTGACGCTAAATACATCATCAGCCGTAAACCCTGGGCTGAGATAGGAGCTAGTACCAGTTACGATTTAGAACAGATTGGTCTGACGACTGAAGCCGTAGGGAACAATAGCCTCTTTGCCACCTATTCCCGCTTTGGCCGCTATCGGCGGGGGTATTACCAACGTGAGTACATGTCCTACATTCGGGCCGAACTTATCAAAGGTCTGACGCCCATGATTGGGATTCGTCGACGTAGTTTTGAACCGTTGTACAACTTCGCTTACGTGAACAATGGGGATCCGTCCGGTCAATCGGGTACGTACCAGAATACGGAGCTCATAACGGAGTTACGGATTGCGAAAAACGAACTCTTCATTTACAACGACAACGACCGGGTCAGTCTAGGTACGGCTCAGTCGCCCATCTATACACTGCGGTATTCCCTCGGCCTTCAAAACACGCTAGGTGGCGATTTCAATTACCATCGGTTTACGCTTACGATGGCTGATAATTTTCGGGTGGGTATTCTGGGAAGAAGCTTTTACACGCTTTCGGCGGGATATACGCCTTCCACGCTACCCTATCCCCTGCTCTTTCCGCATTTAGGAAACCAGTCCCTTTTTTACGTGGGCAACGCCTTTAACATGATGAACTACTTCGAGTTCTTATCCGATCGGTACGCCTCTCTGAAGTATGAACACAACTTTGAAGGGTTGCTCTTCAACCGGCTTCCGGCCATCAAACGTTTGAAATGGCGGACGTTACTCAACGTCAATGTATTGTATGGTGGAGCCCGACAGGCTAATCGGGACATTATTCCCGATTACGATTTGCAGGGGAACCCAATTCCCGGTTTTGGTTCGCTGAATCCCAGTACGCCGTACGTAGAAGTAGGCTACGGAATCGATAATATTTTCAAGTTTTTCCGGATCGAAGCCATTCACCGACTAACGTACCTGAATCAGCCCACGACCATCGACGGTGTTAAAATCAATCGTTTTGCGGTGAAAGCTTCGGCGTATTTCACGCTATAAAAGAATCGCCTAACTGTTGCTGAATTTCCCGGACAATAGCCAGTCCACTAGCTAGAAACTCCCGCACGTAGGTCGTAGCTGGATACTGAAGCAATTCGGCAGGCGTGCCCGTTTGCAGGAGCTTACCTTCCTGCATTACGCCCATTCGCTGAGCGATGGTCAGGGCATCGAGTAAATCGTGGGTTACGAACAGACAGGCCAGCCCCGTTTCCTGAATAATCCGTTTGAGTTCCTGCTTTAGCTTCTGACGATTGAGCGTATCCAGATTCGAAAAAGGCTCATCCAGCAGGAGTACTTTAGGTTCGTCGGCAATGGCCCGGGCAATAGCCGTACGCTGTTTTTCCCCGCCCGACACTTCCCGGGGAAGCTTGTGTTGAACTGCTTCCAGTCCGATTAAAGCCAGCAGCTCATCGAGACGTTCGCGTTGGTATTCTTTGGTATACTCCCGTAGGGCGTAAGCAATATTTTCCCGGATGGTGTGATTGGGCAGAAGCTTGTACTCCTGCGGTACGAGTTTAATCTCCGCATGACCTGGGATGAGGTACTTCGCTGAAGAAGAAATCTCCTTGCCTTCCAGCCATAATTCCCCCGCATCCGCCGGAGTCAGGCAGGCTAACACGTTCAGGAGCGTGCTTTTACCGGCCCCACTGGCCCCGATCATGGCAAAAATTTCACCCGCCCGCAAGTCCAGCGAAAGGTCTTCAATAATGAGGTGCTCGCCTACGCTTTTCTGTAAGTGTTGGGCTTGTAAAAGTGAATTCATCCCACAAAAATGGGGAATTTACTGGAACTGGCTCCAGCGAAGTCGCCGATAACTTTTCAGCGTACTCCACAACAATACGCCGTAGAGTAAGACCATGAACAAGCCGCCACCGGACACTTTCGTTGCTCCCCAGTGGATTAGACCGCATACAGGCAGTACCAGCATGATCATGATCAACATCAGGGTTGTACGTCCGGCATCCGCTTTCACTTTGGGCTCCTGCGAAAACGGTACCTTCCAGTTCGAATTCTTTGTCCAGGCTTCCAGGCTGGTTATGAAAAGAGCAAACAGATAGCCCGCCAGCAGATCATCGATGATGTGCCATCCCCAGATACTCAGTAGCAACACGGAAGAAACCAGATAGAACGGCGTATAGAATTTCAATATAGCGGCCTTGAAATTTCCCAGAATCAGCTCGCTCGGTTCGGCAACGGGGGCCGCGTCGTATACCCAGGAGGCTTTGTAATCGTCGGACTGATAGGTATTCGCGTAGAAGGTTCCGGCCACCACCTGTAATACATAAATGCCCACCAGATAAAGAGCTCCTTCCCGAATCTGATCGAGTGACTGGCGGCCATTCAGCACCGGTCCGATGATCACAAACAGTAGTGGAACGATGGAGCCCATAGCCGGATACGTCCGCATCTTAAAGCGACGATCGCGACCCGTAATCTTCCAGGATAACTCGAAGGTGGCTCGCTCGGCGGGACTGTTCGTAACTGCTTCTGCCAGCCAGGGCAGTAATCCCCGCCGGGATTTTTCAACGACCACTTTATCCTCTTCTGATCCTGTAGAGGCCAGACCCGCCAGTTTTTTGGTAAATGAAGGAGCCAGGTATTTACTGTTCACGTAGATCAATGCTGGTGGTACCAAAATGGCCAGAGCCGACAGAATCAGGTGAGGCGTATCGTACTGTTGCTGATAAAACATATCCGCCAAACCCGCCAGCCAGGCGGAGGGGACAGCGTAATACCACGTTCGAATGGTATTCTCCGCTTCCATCACTTCACCGAGACGAATCATGCGAGGCATAATCTGATAGCCCGCCGTGAATAAAATCGACATGGCAATCTGGATGTAACTGATGATGTCTTTGACCCGTTCCTGACTCGAAAAACGCACCACCAGCATATAGAGTAAGGTCGTCAGAAAAACGGCAATCAGAACGGCCTGCAGACTTAGTAACACAAAAACGGGTACGATTACCCATCCATATTTAATGCCTACAAATACAGTCGGCAATAGAATAATGCTTAGCGTCAGCAGGGTAATATAGCCCGTTAGGTGTACCAGTCGAGCCATCCAGATAGTACGGTCGCTTACGGGTCGAGGTAATAAAATCAGATTATCCGTTGTATCGAGTAACAATTCCGAATAGTCGGTAATGAGGGTAAGGGCCACCCAGGCAATGACGTAGCCCAGTACGATGGTCAGAGCCAGCAGTAATGAAGGAGCGATGAATAGGAAAGAACCGATGAGCCCGCCCAGCAGAGCATTGATGCCATACACCATCAGCAGACGTTGACTGGACTCTTTTTCCTGGTAGCGTTTGCCCAGTGAAGCGTGATTGCGACGGTTATCCATCGTAAACTTGACTTCCACGATGTTTCGCATCATAGCATAATCCACGCCAAGCATACGGAACAGCCCCTGGAGTCGATCCAGTAACCAAAGTATAGAAGAGGTCATAAGGGATCGAGTTATTGTAAGGCCTGTAAGAATTCTGAAGCCTTGCTCTGCGTGGTATCGTCGCCGGTAAGTCCCTGGAAAATGCGTTCGAGCGAACCCGAATGAGCCTGAGCTTTCAATTCTTCAAAACTGCCGTTGGCAATCACCTGCCCCTGATTGATGATGACGATGCGATCGGAAATCTTTTCGACCACGTCCATGATGTGCGAGGAGTAGAAGATCGTTTTTCCAGCCGTTTTGAGCTGAGCCAGAATTTCCTTGACCAGGATCACGGCGTTGGCATCCAGTCCGGATAAGGGTTCATCCAGAAAGATGATTTCGGGATTATGAATGAGGCCGGAGATGAGCAGTACCTTCTGTCGCATGCCTTTGGAAAAGGTATTCATGCGACTGTTGATATGATTGGACAGACCGACCAGATGCAGTAAATCTTCCGCTTTCCGTTGAATCACGGCGTCGCTCATGCTGTACAGACGGCCAATGAAGGTGAGGTATTCCACGGGAGTCAGTACTTCGTAGAGAGCCGCATTTTCGGGAACGTACCCGACTTGTTTCTTGATTTCGAGAGCCTCCGTCCGGATGTCCTGTCCGAGCACCCGTACTTCGCCGGTAAAACTGGGAATCATCCCCAGCAGAATTTTGATAGTCGTGGATTTCCCCGCTCCGTTGGGACCAATGTAGCCGACGATCTCTCCGGCTTGTACTTCCAGATTAATGCCTTTGAGTACGAGCTGGCCATCGTTGTAAGCGTTTTGCAGGTTTTCAATCGAAATAACGGTAGACATAGGGGTGGGTTTGGTTAGGTATTCGTTTGCTAAGCGTTTGTTCTCTATTTCGTTTCACTTTAGGGATGAGCCTTTTACCACGGAGATGCCTACAAACAGAATACCTTTCGTCTTGCAATCCATTCAGCCCCCTACGGTACTACCTTCGCCCACCCACTTTTTCATACCTGAAACTACATCAAACTTCAAACTCGAAACAGTACTTTTTACAACAACTGGCGTTTCCATCGTAGGGACGGTCATTCCGTAGTTCGAGCGTTTTTTCTTCCCGCTTATGGTTACCAGAACGAAGACTAACATCAGGAAAGCCAGTACTGCCAGCAATACTTTCCAAAACGATACGGGCCGTTTGCCGTCAATGCTTCCCGTTTGACCATTGATTAGAAACTGGTACGTTTTCCCATTGTACTGGTAAGCACAAATCCAGAGCGGGAGAATCAGGTGTTTGAAGGTTTGGTTGGCATACTGCGTACGCACGCTCAGATTTCGGTACGTATCGTCGGATAACAAGTCCGCACAGGCCGATTCAATGCGTTGATCTACCTGTTGTTTCGCCACCGCAAAGCCTTCCTGCGGATCAACCTTATATACCTCCGACTCCCAACCCAGCAGGACTTTAGGTTCGTAATTAACGACCTGATCCAGCAGAAAAGGATACACGCCCTGGATGGTTTGCTGGGGTAACTGCCGCGAAGCCAGAATCAGTACATCGTCAAAAAATTGGTCGTAGGTACCATTGCGGTACCACCAGCGGGTGCGGCGTACCTGCTGCGTTCGAACGTTCCCATTTGGATCGCGTACGCGTTCGGTTTCGTAGTAGTACGTACCCGCGTCTCCCTCCCATTCCGAATGCGTCTGCACATCGTAAGTCCAGAAGGGAATGTAGATGCCGTGCAACGTATCGAGTCGGGCCAGGTTTTTCAAATCATTCGGTGCCCAGATGCTCTGACCAATCCATTTTTTAAAGGATTCCGAAGCCTGATTCCGGGAGATTCGAAAGGGAACAATACCCTGCGGCTCGAACAGCCGGGTTTTCGTGGCTTCGGGGTTAACGTTCTGCGAACCACAAAAACCGCAGCTAATCGTTGGCGTGTCGTAATTGACCACTGTTTTGGCCCCACACCGCTGACAGGAAAACAACCGCCGTTCCACCGTATGTTCCGTATCCGTACGGGCCCGGTTGAAGTCCAGTTCTTCAATTCGATCGTTGCCCAGGGTAAGTTTTTCGGTATAGCCACAGTGATTACAGGTCATGGCTTCTTTTTCGGCACTGTACTGCAACTGGGCACCGCAACTGGGGCAAGGGCAATGAAGAATATCGTCAAGTTCGCGTTCCATAGGGGAAATGAGTGTTTCGTGCACGTTTCAGACGTTTCTAATTCGTCGCCGATCCGAACCACCAAACGTATTTATCTTCCCGAAAAAACGCATTTTTTTGAAATCCTTTCAACAGTCAACCTAATTTTCCCGGATTCTGTCAAGTCCTGCATCCGTTCGTATGAATGCATGGGGTACAAAAAGGCAGGATTGTGGACCTTTGAAAGGAAGAAAGCGGGACTGGAAAGCATAGCAAGCGTGCAGGATCAAAATTTTAAGTAGAAAAACGGAGAGATTGCTCTGGAATACTACCTTGCCAGTCAAGCTTCATAATTTTACTAACTGGAAATGCTATGTCAGAAAATAAAGGTTTAGGCCGTAAGATTTTAAACATCTTTTTTGAGGAAGCTCCCGAAGCGGCGAAAGGAACACCGGTAGCTCCGGCCACGCCTTCGCAACCCGTTCCAGCTCCAATACCGAGATCTGTAACACCCAGTGGTACTACCGATGCTAAGTTCATCGATCACTTTGCTTCCGTACTGGAAAAGAATAATCTGCCCGGCCCCGATTATTTCGAATTCCGGGCTACGCTGAAAAATCTGACCAACCTCGGACTGAGTGAAGAGCAACAATTTCAGGCGGCCTGGGCCAGTTTCAAAGCCCTCAGTGGCGGTACCGATCCATCCGGACTGGTCACCACGGCCAATCAATACCTAAGCGTCCTGCAAAAAGATCGTGAGGCTTTTTTGAAAAGTGTCGATCTGGCAGTTACCGAAAAAGTAGGCGGCTTACAGAACGAACAAAAAACGCTGGAACAGCAAAACGAAGCCCTAGCGAAGCAGATCCTTGATATTCAGAATCAGATCAACGCCAATAAGGAACGGCTGGCCCGGATCAGTGGCGAAGTGGACGAGCAGAGTGGAAAGCTCACGCAAAACCGGGCCAACTACGAAGCGACCTTCCAGCAATTTACCGAGCAGATTAAAAACGATACGCTAAAAATTGGTCAGTATCTAAAATCATAACCTCAAAAACGCTACACATTCATGGCTGATTTCTCACAATTGGGCGGTGGTACCGATGATGCCGCCAAAAAATCATTCTGGAGTCGTCCGGAGGGAGTCGTCGGTTTTGTTTTCCTGATTGCCTTGGCCGGATTTGGGCTGGCGTATTTTAACCGGGTGGTTGAGTTTCTAATCAAAGTGACGGAAAATACCTTGTATCTCGCAGCTTTGCTGGCGGTGCTGGGCGTACTGATTTTTCTTTTTACCAGTAAAGACGTTCGTACGGCGGTTTTCTTTCTTTATAAAACTTTGATGCGGAAAATCACGGGTCTGGTGATTCAGCTCGACCCGATTGCGATCATGAAAATCTACGTGCAGGATCTGAAAGATAAACGCCGGAAAATGCAGGGTCAGATTGATCAGCTGGCGGGACAATTGGTGAAGCTGAACCGGAAAATCAACGAAAACAACGATGCCATCAAGCAGAAGTTTGCGGAAGCGAACAAGGCTCAAAGCCTGGCCGACAAGCCCGGTATGAAGGAGGCGGCTTCGCTGGCTACAATTGAAGGAGCGGGTCTACAGGAAATGAACGAGAAACTGCTGCCCCTGCAACGCAATATGAAAACCGTACTGGCTTTTATGGAAAAGGTCAATACGAGTGCGGATTACATCATTAAGGAAACCGAAATCAAGGTTAAGCTGAAAGAAGCCGAATACCAGATTGTCAAGGAAAGCTCGAACGCCCTGCGAACGGCGGTGAGTATCTTTAAAGGGAATCCGGACAAGAAGTTTTACTTTGACGAATCCATGGAATACATTCAGGATGACATGAGCCAGAAACTCGGCGAAATGAAGCGGGCGATGGATCTGTCGATGGATTTCATCAACTCAGTGGATATTCAAAACGGGGTATTATCCGATAAAGGTCAGGCCATGCTGGAAGCCTATAACAAAGGTGACTTCAAGCTGATCCAGTTGGACTCTCCCACCCCTAGTTCGCCCAGTAACCGACCGATTAATCCCCCCAAGGATGAAGGCTATCGGAGCCTGTTGGAATAATTTTCATACCCATACAACCGATTCTCAATTTCAACTTATCCCTTTATTCATATGCAACGACTCACCGTAACGGGCCGACTGCTCATTACCGCCCTTATCCTGGCAGCCATTTACTTTGGCTTTAAGTACGTAGGCGGAGTTGATTTACTCAAATCGCTTCGCAAGGAAAATACGGAGGAAACGACCAGCCGCTCCTCGAACGAAGGTTCCGAAAGTGCCTCCTCCGAAGGGGTTGATGAGGAACAAACTACCACAACTTCCTCCTCGGCCACGCAATCCAACAAGCCCAGTTTCGATTACGAAGCTCCGGTACCCCAGGGTGGTACGCTGAAGGGCGTCGTAGAATTGGGAGCCAGCGGATTTAACTCCTTCATTATTCGGATAGACGATCAGAAAAACTGGAAACTCGAAAAAGCTGAGTTTGGCAACAGTTTGGTCATTGAAAACATGGCTACCGACGACGACGTACGGGCCGGTCTGAAAAAGTACATCGGCGGGATGCTCGACTTCGGCGTGGGTGGTCGTGATATCCACTTTGTGGTGAGTTCAGGAGCCGTCAAGGCGGACGTGACTCAACGCATCATCCGCGTACTAAAGTCGCTCAATTACTTTGTGAACACCGTCTCAGCAGAACAGGAAGGTAAACTGGCCCTGCGAAGTGTACTTCCGACTGAGTTTTATGACTCGGCTTTCGTGGTAGACATTGGATCGGGTAATACGAAGATCTCCTGGAAAGAAGGAAATAAAA
Coding sequences within it:
- a CDS encoding DUF5686 and carboxypeptidase-like regulatory domain-containing protein, which produces MNKWYLAILLLSLACVTQAQHVIKGRITDATTGDPIPFAAVGLKGGSAGGNTDFDGNYSFAARQLSDSIFVSYIGYQRATKAVQPGLAEQTIDFQLMAGSSQLREVRVYAKGENPAFRIIRNAVAAKSTHDWRNLKAYEYESYVKNEFDVNKISDQFRKGPIGKKITGPLEKLQKIAGDDGKPIIPIFLSESFSDYYHRRNPELTKERINKTKITGVGITDGSTFSQFIGSAFQQYNFYENWLPILRKEFISPIADGWRGSYDYFLGDTIQIDNAPCYEIEVTPRRAQDLAFVGKIWIDTADYALRQVDLRISGDANINYVESIAIQQQLTVVEDSTTKQRAWLPKQTRVLIDVKEFTKNSVGFLAKFFVSNRNFKINQPREATFYNPAVELADHYREQKDNYWQQIRPDSLTAEERTAYSLIDSVKNIPIVRSYTQILSIIANGYQRIYNGIELGPFLSTGAFNTIEGLRLRAGFRTNAEFSKVWVLSGYLAYGFKDNVMKYGADAKYIISRKPWAEIGASTSYDLEQIGLTTEAVGNNSLFATYSRFGRYRRGYYQREYMSYIRAELIKGLTPMIGIRRRSFEPLYNFAYVNNGDPSGQSGTYQNTELITELRIAKNELFIYNDNDRVSLGTAQSPIYTLRYSLGLQNTLGGDFNYHRFTLTMADNFRVGILGRSFYTLSAGYTPSTLPYPLLFPHLGNQSLFYVGNAFNMMNYFEFLSDRYASLKYEHNFEGLLFNRLPAIKRLKWRTLLNVNVLYGGARQANRDIIPDYDLQGNPIPGFGSLNPSTPYVEVGYGIDNIFKFFRIEAIHRLTYLNQPTTIDGVKINRFAVKASAYFTL
- a CDS encoding ABC transporter ATP-binding protein; this encodes MNSLLQAQHLQKSVGEHLIIEDLSLDLRAGEIFAMIGASGAGKSTLLNVLACLTPADAGELWLEGKEISSSAKYLIPGHAEIKLVPQEYKLLPNHTIRENIAYALREYTKEYQRERLDELLALIGLEAVQHKLPREVSGGEKQRTAIARAIADEPKVLLLDEPFSNLDTLNRQKLKQELKRIIQETGLACLFVTHDLLDALTIAQRMGVMQEGKLLQTGTPAELLQYPATTYVREFLASGLAIVREIQQQLGDSFIA
- a CDS encoding ABC transporter ATP-binding protein, which encodes MSTVISIENLQNAYNDGQLVLKGINLEVQAGEIVGYIGPNGAGKSTTIKILLGMIPSFTGEVRVLGQDIRTEALEIKKQVGYVPENAALYEVLTPVEYLTFIGRLYSMSDAVIQRKAEDLLHLVGLSNHINSRMNTFSKGMRQKVLLISGLIHNPEIIFLDEPLSGLDANAVILVKEILAQLKTAGKTIFYSSHIMDVVEKISDRIVIINQGQVIANGSFEELKAQAHSGSLERIFQGLTGDDTTQSKASEFLQALQ
- a CDS encoding IBR domain-containing protein, which codes for MERELDDILHCPCPSCGAQLQYSAEKEAMTCNHCGYTEKLTLGNDRIEELDFNRARTDTEHTVERRLFSCQRCGAKTVVNYDTPTISCGFCGSQNVNPEATKTRLFEPQGIVPFRISRNQASESFKKWIGQSIWAPNDLKNLARLDTLHGIYIPFWTYDVQTHSEWEGDAGTYYYETERVRDPNGNVRTQQVRRTRWWYRNGTYDQFFDDVLILASRQLPQQTIQGVYPFLLDQVVNYEPKVLLGWESEVYKVDPQEGFAVAKQQVDQRIESACADLLSDDTYRNLSVRTQYANQTFKHLILPLWICAYQYNGKTYQFLINGQTGSIDGKRPVSFWKVLLAVLAFLMLVFVLVTISGKKKRSNYGMTVPTMETPVVVKSTVSSLKFDVVSGMKKWVGEGSTVGG
- a CDS encoding acetate and sugar kinases/Hsc70/actin family protein is translated as MQRLTVTGRLLITALILAAIYFGFKYVGGVDLLKSLRKENTEETTSRSSNEGSESASSEGVDEEQTTTTSSSATQSNKPSFDYEAPVPQGGTLKGVVELGASGFNSFIIRIDDQKNWKLEKAEFGNSLVIENMATDDDVRAGLKKYIGGMLDFGVGGRDIHFVVSSGAVKADVTQRIIRVLKSLNYFVNTVSAEQEGKLALRSVLPTEFYDSAFVVDIGSGNTKISWKEGNKTSALESYGSKYFQEGKSDNTVYDEVKAKAKQIPSSHRKTCFIIGGVPFELAKAVRKGKERYTVLDTADAYKLDNAKTRAGLNIYKAIADGTGCEKFVFDWDANFTIGFLLDLPK